The sequence TCGAATAACCCTATAGATCGTCGACAGGGCATTAAGATGATGTCGGCATCGTCTACTTTGATGATTACCACAATAAACAGTAATTATTAAATATATGAACTGTATTATGCAATACTACAATTCTTCAAAGGAGAATGAAAATGGCAGATGTAGTCGAAGTACTGGTTCCAGGAGGGAAAGCTAACCCGGGACCCCCATTAGGTCCATCGTTAGGTCCACTTGGAATTAACATTAAAAAAGTCGTTGATGAGATCAACGCAAAGACTGCAAGCTTCAACGGCATGACAGTCCCTGTAAAGATCTCAGTCGATGCGAAAAAGAACTTCACTGTTGAAGTTGGAACACCACCGACATCTGCGTTGATCCTTTCAGAGCTTAAGCTCACGAAGGGGTCTGGAGCAACCGGCACCAATTTCGTTGGTGACCTTACCATAGACCAGGCGGCCAGGATCGCCGAAATGAAGAAGGAAGAGATGCTTTCATACAACCTTAAGGGAGCTGTAAAGGAAGTCATCGGTACCTGCGTTTCGATGGGTATCACGGTCGAAGGTAAGAAGCCAAAGGAGATATTCGCAGATATAGATGCCGGAAAATACGACGACAAGCTGTCGAAGCCATACAAATAATCATTGATGGAAAGGACATTTTGATCAGTCGTAGGAGACCGCAGAGGTCGTGAACTACGGAGGTATACAATGGCAAGAAAAGAGACAGTCGAAGCCGTCAAGAAGGCTTTGACCAGCAAACCAAACAGAAACTTTACAGAAAGTGTGGATCTTGCTATAAACCTTAAGAACATAGACATGAACCAGCCTAAGAACAGGGTCGACGAAGAGATCCTCTTACCGAGCGGACTTGGCAAGCCCATTAAGGTTTGCGTATTCGCAAAGGGAGATGTCGCCGTCAACGCTGAAAAAGCTGGTGCTGATTATGTCTTCCCCCCAGAAGAGATAGAAAAGCTGGGCGGAGATAAGGCGCGCGCTAAGAAGCTCGCGGGCGAGGTCGATTTCTTCATATCCGAGACCGCCTACATGCCGACGATCGGTAAGAAACTCGGTCAGGTACTTGGTCCGAGAGGTAAGATGCCTTCACCGCTGCCGCCACAGGCAGATGTCGTTACCATGATCAACAGGCAGAAAAAGGCCATAAAGATCAGGTCTAAGGATAGATTAACGTTCCACACGACCATTGGTATCGAGTCGATGACACCGGAAGATATTGCGGAGAACATCGATGCGATCATCAAGAGGTTAGAGACAAGACTCGAAAAGGGTAAGTTCAACATCGGTTCAATATACGTGAAGACCACGATGGGACCGGCTGTAAGGGTGATGTAAAATGGAAGCAGAAGCACACCACAGCACCCATATTCCCCAGTGGAAAAAGGATGAGATAAAGAATATTGTCGACAATGTTCACTCTCACAGAATTACCGGTATCGTAGATGTCCGTGGAGTACCCGCAAGCTCGCTTCAGGTAATGAGGCAGCAGCTCAGGGGTATTGTCACGTTGCACATGACCCGTAACACCCTATCCAACATCGCGTTTAACTCCCTGCCCGAGGATGAGAAAGCCAGGATACTGGCCGAGCACATCGACGGCCAGATCGTGATGGTATACTCGAACGAGAACCCGTTCAGGCTATACAAGCTCCTTGAGGCTACGAAGTCCAAAGTCCCTGCAAAGGGTGGCGACATTGCGCCTGAAGACATCGTCGTCGAGAAAGGACCCACATCTTTCAAGCCCGGA is a genomic window of Methanooceanicella nereidis containing:
- a CDS encoding 50S ribosomal protein L11, with the protein product MADVVEVLVPGGKANPGPPLGPSLGPLGINIKKVVDEINAKTASFNGMTVPVKISVDAKKNFTVEVGTPPTSALILSELKLTKGSGATGTNFVGDLTIDQAARIAEMKKEEMLSYNLKGAVKEVIGTCVSMGITVEGKKPKEIFADIDAGKYDDKLSKPYK
- a CDS encoding 50S ribosomal protein L1; this translates as MARKETVEAVKKALTSKPNRNFTESVDLAINLKNIDMNQPKNRVDEEILLPSGLGKPIKVCVFAKGDVAVNAEKAGADYVFPPEEIEKLGGDKARAKKLAGEVDFFISETAYMPTIGKKLGQVLGPRGKMPSPLPPQADVVTMINRQKKAIKIRSKDRLTFHTTIGIESMTPEDIAENIDAIIKRLETRLEKGKFNIGSIYVKTTMGPAVRVM